In one window of Vibrio sp. JC009 DNA:
- the nikA gene encoding nickel ABC transporter substrate-binding protein: MKKLVQVFIPALILFSGLAHAQIQFSWTVNAGPLNPHQMSPNQMYAQAMVYEPLVRYAKDGEVIPWLAESWQISDNGKSYRFFLRQDVKFSNGEAFDASAVKANFEQLLKSIEKHRWLELINQIEAVEVVDEFTLDLHLRNPYYPTLQELSFVRPVRFMAPSAMPEKGNTGEGIKAPVGTGPWMLKESVLGVKDVFVRNPDYWGELPKAKQVEVSVIADPNARAMAFESGMINLIYGLEGQISPDTFERFRHRGDVHTALSEPVSTRLIAMNTARSATKELPVRVAINHALNKKAISEKIFYGTETPAATLFAENPPYTDVGLTAYRYDPALASSLLEQAGWHLSSDGVYREKSGRLLSLDLVYHGQDANQKAIAEVLQANLKKAGIRLSLVAEERSRFYKRQKAGEFDLIFNNTWGSPYDPHAFMSSMRRPAHADYMAQTGLENKAEIDSNIMALLTSTDESKRRDLYKQVLTTLHQQAVYLPVTYMRVTGVSSQDLGELEMGNTVFDIPFEKLGTR, translated from the coding sequence ATGAAGAAGCTTGTTCAGGTTTTTATTCCTGCTCTTATTTTGTTTAGCGGGTTGGCACACGCGCAAATTCAATTTTCATGGACAGTAAATGCAGGTCCGCTTAACCCTCACCAAATGTCACCAAACCAGATGTATGCCCAAGCCATGGTGTATGAACCTCTGGTCAGATATGCAAAAGACGGAGAGGTGATTCCCTGGCTGGCAGAGTCGTGGCAGATCTCAGATAACGGGAAAAGCTACCGTTTCTTTCTTCGCCAGGATGTGAAGTTTTCCAACGGAGAAGCATTTGACGCATCAGCAGTGAAGGCCAATTTTGAACAGCTTTTAAAGAGTATTGAAAAGCATCGCTGGCTTGAGCTGATTAACCAGATAGAAGCGGTGGAAGTGGTGGATGAGTTTACCCTGGATCTGCATCTGCGTAACCCGTATTACCCGACGCTGCAGGAGCTTAGCTTTGTTCGGCCTGTGCGTTTTATGGCGCCATCGGCTATGCCGGAAAAGGGTAATACCGGTGAGGGAATTAAAGCTCCGGTTGGTACCGGCCCCTGGATGCTTAAAGAGTCTGTGCTGGGTGTGAAGGATGTGTTTGTCCGTAATCCGGATTACTGGGGTGAGCTTCCAAAGGCAAAGCAGGTAGAGGTGTCGGTTATTGCTGATCCTAACGCGCGTGCAATGGCATTTGAAAGTGGCATGATTAACCTGATTTACGGTCTGGAAGGACAAATCTCTCCCGATACATTCGAGCGTTTCAGACACCGAGGTGATGTGCATACGGCTCTTTCTGAACCGGTATCCACCAGGCTGATTGCGATGAATACCGCGCGCTCAGCCACTAAAGAGTTGCCGGTTCGCGTTGCAATCAATCATGCACTGAATAAGAAAGCGATATCAGAAAAAATATTCTACGGAACAGAGACTCCGGCAGCGACGCTGTTTGCTGAAAACCCTCCTTATACGGATGTGGGACTAACCGCTTACCGGTACGATCCGGCATTAGCCTCTTCACTATTAGAACAGGCAGGCTGGCATTTATCCTCTGACGGTGTGTACCGGGAAAAGAGTGGCCGCCTTCTGTCTCTGGATCTTGTTTACCATGGTCAGGATGCAAACCAAAAAGCCATTGCAGAAGTGCTGCAGGCTAACCTGAAAAAAGCAGGCATCAGGCTTAGCTTGGTGGCAGAAGAGCGCAGCCGTTTTTATAAACGGCAAAAAGCGGGTGAGTTTGATCTTATCTTCAACAATACCTGGGGCTCTCCATACGACCCGCATGCGTTTATGAGCAGTATGCGCCGTCCGGCACATGCAGATTATATGGCGCAGACAGGGCTGGAAAATAAAGCTGAAATCGACAGCAATATTATGGCGTTGCTGACCAGTACAGACGAAAGCAAACGCCGGGACCTGTATAAACAGGTTCTGACCACACTTCATCAGCAGGCGGTTTACCTTCC
- the rpoC gene encoding DNA-directed RNA polymerase subunit beta' codes for MKDLLNFLKAQHKTEEFDAIKIGLSSPDMIRSWSFGEVKKPETINYRTFKPERDGLFCARIFGPVKDYECLCGKYKRLKHRGVICEKCGVEVTQTKVRRDRMGHIELASPVAHIWFLKSLPSRIGLLMDIPLRDIERVLYFEMYVVTEPGMTDLEKGQMLTEEEYLDRLEEWGDEFTAKMGAEAIKDLLSTMDMHAEAEMMREELESTNSETKRKKITKRLKLVEAFIQSGNNPEWMILTVLPVLPPDLRPLVPLDGGRFATSDLNDLYRRVINRNNRLKRLLELAAPDIIVRNEKRMLQESVDALLDNGRRGRAITGSNKRPLKSLADMIKGKQGRFRQNLLGKRVDYSGRSVITVGPYLRLHQCGLPKKMALELFKPFIYSKLETRGMATTIKAAKKMVEREEAIVWDILDEVIREHPVLLNRAPTLHRLGIQAFEPVLIEGKAIQLHPLVCAAYNADFDGDQMAVHVPLTLEAQLEARTLMMSTNNILSPASGDPIIVPSQDVVLGLYYMTRDKINVKGEGMYLAGPEEAEKAYRTKMAELHARVKVRITETVRDEDGEETTETKLVDTTIGRAMLWQIVPSGLPYSLVNQKLGKKQISNLLNEAYRKLGLKDTVIFADQIMYAGFAYAALSGVSVGIDDMVVPDAKYTEIAEAEEEVREIQDQFQSGLVTAGERYNKVIDIWASTNDRVAKAMMDNLSSETVINRDGEEEQQESFNSIYMMADSGARGSAAQIRQLAGMRGLMARPDGSIIETPITANFKEGLNVLQYFISTHGARKGLADTALKTANSGYLTRRLVDVAQDVVVTEHDCGTHEGVEMMPHIEGGDVKVALTELALGRVVAEDVLKPGTEDVLIPRNTLIDEKWCQIMEENSVDSMKVRSVVTCDSDFGCCAQCYGRDLARGHLVNMGEAVGVIAAQSIGEPGTQLTMRTFHIGGAASTAAAENSIQAKNTGSVKLHNAKFVTNKDGKLVITSRASELTIIDEFGRTKEKHKLPYGSMLTKGHDDAVEAGETVANWEAHTMPIITEVAGRIQFVDMIDGVTVSRQTDDLTGLSSSEVTEAAARPAAGKDMRPAIKLVDEQGNDVTIPGTDMPAHYFLPGKAIVNIEDGAEVGIGDTLARIPQKSGGNKDITGGLPRVADLFEARKPKEPAILAEHTGTVSFGKETKGKRRLVITREGGDTYEEMIPKHRQLNVFEGEKIERGDVIADGPETPHDILRLRGIHAVTSYIANEVQEVYRLQGVKINDKHIETIVRQMLRKCTITFAGDSEFLPGEQVEYSQVKIANRALEAEGKEPARFERELLGITKASLATESFISAASFQETTRVLTEAAVSGKRDELRGLKENVIVGRLIPAGTGFAYHQDRQAKREEQEGPSAEQATDNLAALLNAGFSSEE; via the coding sequence GTGAAAGACTTATTAAACTTTCTGAAAGCACAGCACAAGACCGAAGAATTTGATGCAATCAAAATCGGTCTGTCTTCACCGGACATGATTCGTTCATGGTCTTTTGGTGAAGTTAAAAAACCTGAAACGATCAACTATCGTACGTTCAAACCAGAGCGCGATGGTCTTTTCTGTGCGCGTATCTTTGGCCCGGTAAAAGACTACGAATGTCTTTGTGGCAAATATAAGCGTCTGAAACACCGTGGTGTTATCTGTGAGAAGTGTGGCGTTGAAGTTACACAAACTAAAGTTCGTCGTGACCGTATGGGCCACATCGAGCTTGCATCACCAGTGGCTCACATCTGGTTCCTAAAATCACTGCCGTCTCGTATCGGTCTGTTAATGGATATCCCACTGCGTGATATCGAACGCGTACTTTACTTTGAAATGTACGTAGTAACAGAGCCGGGCATGACAGATCTTGAAAAAGGTCAGATGCTGACTGAAGAAGAGTATCTGGATCGCCTGGAAGAGTGGGGTGATGAATTCACTGCTAAGATGGGTGCAGAAGCGATCAAAGATCTGCTGTCTACTATGGACATGCACGCTGAAGCAGAGATGATGCGCGAAGAGCTTGAGTCTACAAACTCAGAAACTAAGCGTAAGAAAATCACTAAGCGTCTGAAGCTTGTTGAAGCGTTTATTCAGTCTGGTAACAACCCAGAGTGGATGATCCTGACAGTGCTTCCGGTACTTCCGCCAGATCTACGTCCACTAGTACCACTAGATGGCGGTCGCTTTGCGACTTCAGATCTGAACGACCTATACCGTCGTGTGATCAACCGTAACAACCGTTTGAAGCGTCTTCTAGAGCTAGCTGCTCCGGACATCATCGTACGTAACGAAAAGCGTATGCTGCAAGAGTCTGTTGACGCACTACTTGATAACGGTCGTCGTGGTCGTGCGATCACGGGTTCTAACAAGCGTCCTCTGAAATCTCTTGCTGATATGATCAAGGGTAAACAAGGTCGTTTCCGTCAGAACCTACTAGGTAAGCGTGTAGACTACTCTGGCCGTTCTGTAATCACAGTAGGTCCATACCTTCGTCTGCACCAGTGTGGTCTTCCTAAGAAGATGGCACTAGAGCTATTTAAGCCATTTATCTACAGCAAGCTGGAAACTCGTGGCATGGCTACGACTATCAAAGCGGCTAAGAAAATGGTAGAGCGCGAAGAAGCTATCGTTTGGGATATCCTGGACGAAGTAATCCGTGAACACCCGGTACTACTGAACCGTGCACCTACACTTCACCGTCTAGGTATCCAGGCGTTCGAACCAGTACTGATCGAAGGTAAAGCGATTCAGCTACACCCACTTGTGTGTGCGGCATATAACGCGGACTTCGATGGTGACCAGATGGCGGTACACGTACCACTGACTCTGGAAGCTCAGCTTGAAGCACGTACACTGATGATGTCGACAAACAACATTCTGTCGCCAGCGTCAGGTGATCCTATCATCGTACCTTCTCAGGACGTTGTATTGGGTCTTTACTACATGACTCGTGACAAGATCAACGTGAAAGGTGAAGGTATGTACCTTGCCGGCCCTGAAGAGGCTGAGAAGGCATACCGTACTAAGATGGCTGAGCTGCACGCTCGCGTTAAAGTACGTATCACTGAAACAGTTCGTGACGAAGACGGCGAAGAGACAACGGAAACTAAGCTTGTAGATACGACTATCGGTCGTGCAATGCTTTGGCAGATCGTTCCATCTGGCCTGCCATACAGCCTGGTTAACCAGAAGCTTGGTAAGAAGCAGATCTCTAACCTTCTGAACGAGGCTTACCGTAAGCTTGGTCTGAAAGACACGGTAATCTTTGCTGACCAGATCATGTACGCTGGTTTCGCATACGCGGCACTTTCTGGTGTATCTGTTGGTATCGACGATATGGTTGTGCCAGACGCTAAGTACACTGAAATCGCAGAAGCGGAAGAAGAAGTACGTGAAATCCAGGATCAGTTCCAGTCAGGTCTGGTAACTGCTGGTGAGCGTTACAACAAAGTTATCGATATCTGGGCGTCTACCAACGACCGTGTTGCTAAAGCGATGATGGATAACCTGTCTTCTGAAACTGTTATCAACCGTGACGGTGAAGAAGAGCAGCAAGAATCATTCAACAGCATCTACATGATGGCCGACTCCGGTGCTCGTGGTTCTGCGGCACAGATTCGTCAGCTGGCTGGTATGCGTGGTCTGATGGCTCGTCCGGATGGCTCAATCATCGAAACGCCTATCACAGCGAACTTTAAAGAAGGTCTGAACGTACTTCAGTACTTTATCTCAACCCACGGTGCTCGTAAGGGTCTTGCGGATACCGCACTTAAGACAGCGAACTCCGGTTACCTGACTCGTCGTCTAGTAGACGTTGCACAGGACGTGGTTGTTACAGAACATGACTGTGGCACTCACGAAGGCGTTGAAATGATGCCTCATATCGAGGGTGGTGACGTTAAAGTAGCACTGACAGAGCTTGCGCTTGGTCGTGTTGTTGCTGAAGATGTTCTTAAGCCGGGTACTGAAGATGTACTGATCCCACGTAATACTCTGATTGATGAGAAGTGGTGTCAGATCATGGAAGAGAACTCAGTAGACAGCATGAAAGTGCGCTCTGTAGTTACCTGTGATTCAGACTTCGGTTGTTGTGCACAGTGTTACGGTCGTGACCTTGCTCGCGGTCACCTTGTTAACATGGGTGAAGCCGTGGGTGTTATCGCGGCACAGTCAATCGGTGAACCTGGTACACAGCTGACCATGCGTACGTTCCACATCGGTGGTGCGGCATCGACAGCGGCTGCTGAAAACAGCATTCAGGCTAAGAACACCGGTTCTGTTAAGCTACACAATGCTAAGTTCGTAACCAACAAAGACGGTAAGCTGGTAATCACTTCCCGTGCATCTGAACTGACTATCATTGATGAGTTCGGCCGTACGAAAGAGAAGCACAAACTGCCTTACGGTTCTATGCTGACTAAAGGTCATGATGACGCAGTTGAAGCTGGTGAAACAGTGGCTAACTGGGAAGCGCACACCATGCCAATCATCACTGAAGTGGCAGGTCGCATCCAGTTCGTAGACATGATCGACGGTGTTACCGTTTCTCGTCAGACTGATGACCTGACTGGTCTGTCTTCAAGTGAAGTAACAGAAGCAGCAGCGCGTCCGGCAGCGGGTAAAGATATGCGTCCGGCTATCAAACTTGTTGACGAGCAGGGCAACGATGTAACGATTCCTGGTACTGATATGCCAGCTCATTACTTCCTGCCTGGTAAAGCGATTGTTAACATCGAAGATGGTGCTGAAGTTGGTATCGGTGATACGCTGGCTCGTATTCCTCAGAAGTCTGGCGGTAACAAAGATATCACCGGTGGTCTTCCTCGAGTTGCTGACCTGTTCGAAGCACGTAAGCCTAAAGAGCCTGCGATTCTTGCTGAGCACACAGGTACAGTATCCTTCGGTAAAGAGACCAAAGGTAAGCGTCGTCTGGTAATCACTCGCGAAGGTGGTGACACTTACGAAGAGATGATTCCTAAGCACCGTCAGCTGAACGTGTTCGAAGGTGAGAAGATCGAACGTGGTGACGTTATCGCAGATGGTCCGGAAACTCCGCATGACATCCTGCGCCTTCGTGGTATCCATGCTGTAACTTCTTACATTGCTAACGAAGTTCAGGAAGTTTACCGTCTACAGGGCGTTAAGATTAACGATAAGCACATCGAAACTATCGTTCGTCAGATGCTACGTAAGTGTACTATTACGTTCGCTGGTGACTCTGAGTTCCTTCCTGGTGAGCAGGTTGAATACTCTCAGGTTAAGATTGCTAACCGTGCTCTTGAAGCTGAAGGTAAAGAGCCTGCACGTTTCGAACGTGAGCTTCTGGGTATCACTAAAGCATCTCTTGCAACTGAGTCGTTCATCTCGGCAGCATCGTTCCAGGAGACAACTCGCGTACTAACAGAAGCTGCGGTTTCTGGTAAGCGTGATGAGCTACGTGGCCTGAAAGAGAACGTAATCGTTGGTCGTCTGATCCCGGCTGGTACTGGTTTTGCGTACCATCAGGATCGTCAGGCTAAGCGTGAAGAGCAGGAAGGCCCGTCAGCAGAACAAGCTACTGACAACCTGGCAGCACTTCTGAACGCTGGTTTCTCTTCTGAAGAGTAA